The Flavobacterium faecale genomic sequence GCATATGCAAGTCGCATCAAAAACAGCTTTATAACTACTTCCATAATCAATAAACTTAATTTTCTTACTGATGATGCATACTCTAATTCCGAAGCTTCAATATTAAAACCTTCCTTTTTTAGTATTTTAAAAACCTCTTCGATTGTCCACCTCCAACTATACCACTCTATGCAGTTTTTTGCAATTTCAACATTTTCGACATTCATCGTGGTTAGTAGTCTCCAACATATTTTATCCTTGCCAGTATATCCTGTTTCAGAAGCTTCAATAAAGAATAATTTTAAACTTGAAGCTATTGCTTTACTTACATTTGTAGGTCTGTTTAATTCAACTTCTTTATACCTAATTTCAATGGTAGCTGTTCGTTTTTTTCTTTTAGTCTTTGCGCAAGAATCAACTTCAATTTGATAAGATCCTTGTGCGGGCTCAGTCTCTAGATTACTAAATAAACTAGTCTTGTCTTTTAATTTTCTGTCTGTTCTTGCCCTTACTAAAAGTTCAGTAGTTGCATTGGGAATTGTAGCAAACTGCTCATAAATATCACCTTCTCTATCTTGTACTATTACCATCGCTGGTACAAAATCTTTTAAGGAAGCTTGAGTATTTTTAGACACCTCAAGCCATTTATAAGATTCTTTTTCTTCAATTGGTAGTTTACTGTATCCCCTTTCAAACTTAGAAGTAAATTTCAAGGGTCTATTCCACACTTTTATTGCTGCATATCCATAAGGAGTACCATTTTGAGCATCTAAAACTAAGCTCGGATGAATAAAAAATCCTAAACCTTGACTGTTTTTTGCATTGGTGGTTCCAATGAAATCGTCCTTGGTTATCCTCCTGCTATGACTACTTAAATTTATTTCGGTAGTATCTTGTATACAAATAACATATTTACCTTTACAGGCTTTTTTGCAATTTGATGCTAAATTCATAATTATATCATCTTCACTTACTCGCTCATTTTGTAAAAAACGATACATCCCTTTAGCATCAGCATCTGTTGTACTAATTTGTCTTATCGAATGAAGGCCCTTTCTAAATAAATCAGATAAAATCTTATTACCTCGATACAACAATCGCATATCATCTAAATCGCTGAAATCTCTACGCATCTCTTTTTTAAGTAAAAATAATAAAAAGATGTGTCCACACGATAGCCCAATAACGGAACGACCAAAGCCACACCAATAGTAATCAATCCTAAAACCACGGTCGATAATTTCCCCACACGCATGAGTTCGACATCATTTGCCTCGGGTTTAAAGTGTTTGTATAAGTCGTTGGTAAAGACACCAGCTGCAATATTTAAAGTTGTATTTACAGAACTAGAGGTTGCAAAAATCATCCCAACGAGCATTAAACCTAACATTCCGGCTGGCAAAACCTCTTTACACATCAATAAGTAAGCGCCTTCTGTTTCTAATCCTTGTAAATTAGGGTTTACAACATGATAAATCATTGGCGGTAACATCCACAACAACGGACTCACCGTATACAAAGCCCCAAACAACCAGCCCACTTTTTGCGCATCTTTTGGAGTGGCTACCGAAGTGTACCGTTGTACATAGGCCCAATTCCCTGCAAGAAAGAATAAATTGTAAAATCCAAAAGCAATGATAAAAGAAAGCGAATATTCTTGGTTTAATAGGTCAAAAAAGTGTTCTGGAGATTTTTCGATAAAAGTACTTACTCCACCAACTTTATTAAATGCAAGTGGCACAATAATAATTACAACGGCTGTCAAAACCACAAATTGCAGAACATCGGTCACAATTACTGCCCATAATCCACCCACTGCGGTGTAGATTAATATTAAAATTCCCAAACTGATAATACTGGTCGTAATCGGGATTCCGGTGGAGACTTCTAGGATTTTGGCAACGGGATATAAAAAAGCACCAGTTGTAAATAAGGATATTAACAGAAATAAATAGGTATATACTTTTTGAATTTTATACCCAAAACGATTGGTGATGTATTCTGCTACGGTAAGCGAATTGGTTTTGCGCCATTTTGGTGCAATATACATCCCGATGATAAAACCCGCAACGGCCATTGTCCATTGGATACTCACGGCCACCCAACCACTTTTGTAAGCGATAGAACCCCAAACGACAAAGGTTCCTGCAGAGAAAAAACTCATAAATAGAGAAAGTCCACTCATCCACCAAGGCAAAGCACCACCAGCGGCAAAATAGGATTTCATGTTTTTTCCTGTTTTAGAAAAGGCCAATCCGCATATAAAAATCAAGAGCGAGAATAGGATTATTACCCAAATATCAATGTTTTTCATACTATTTAAATCAATTTTTACTAAAAGTACCATAGATTTTAGAACTATAACTTTTTTTTTTCGAAAGGAGTACCGAGAACGTTACCGAAATATAAATTAAGTTCCGAGAACGTTACCGAAAAATTTGTATCTTGCCCTTAATTTATTTAGCATTCTATTTGAAAAGTCAAATTAAGCGTTATGAAATACATTACTATTAAAGATATAGCCAAAAAATTGAAGATTTCGGTTTCTACCGTCTCCCGAGCCTTCAATGACAAAGCCGATATTAATGCTACAACCAAAGATTTGGTTTTAAAGACGGCAAAAGAACTTGGATACCGCCCCAACCCTATTGCCAAAAAATTAATGCAACAACGTTCGTACACCATCGGAATTATTGTTCCCGAATTTGTGAATGCATTTTTCCCAAAAGTGATTATTGGAGTGCAAGAAATTGCTTTGAAGAAAGGCTACCAAGTTTTGATTGCCCAATCTAATGAATGTTATGAAACCGAATTAAAAAACATAAAAACGCTGGAAGACAGTATGGTTGACGGACTGATTATTTCCCTTTCGAGCGAAAGTAAAAATACCGAATATTACCAAGACCTTATTCGGTCGGGATTTCCTATTGTGTTTTTTAATCGGGTGAATAATCAATTGAATTGTTCTAAAATTGTATTTAACGATTATAAGTGGGCATTATTTGCTACAGAACATTTAATAAATGAAGGCTACCAAAACATAGTACACCTTAAAGGAAACGAGGGCATTTCCTTATCAAATGAACGGATGCGCGGTTTTATGGATGCGCATCATAAACATAAAAGAATTTTTGATTTCGCTCAAATTATCCCGACTGGATTTACTATCAAAGATGGTCGAAGAGCGGCCTTGGAAATTATTAAAAAAGGTACTATTCCTGATGCCATTTTTGCGGCCAATGACCCCGTTGCTATTGGTGCGATGCAAGTTTTTAAAGAAAATGGATTTCAAATTCCAAATGATATTGCCTTTGTGGGCTTTACCGAATCACAAATGGCTACTATTATCGAACCGCCTTTAACTTCTGTTTCACAACCAGCGAACGAAATTGGGAAAGCGGCTGCCCAAATTTTATTAGAACAAATAGAAAGTAAAGTAAAATTTAAACCGCGAACAATTACTTTGAATGGGGAGTTGAATATTCGAGCTTCTTCTATTCGAAAAAAATAAGACATAAAAAAGGCGGCACATTTTGCAATGTAACCGCCTTTTCAAACTAACTCAAACTAACTTAAACTAAAAACAATTATGGTCTTAAATTCAATTTTTTCACTGTAATATCGTCCATATAAACTGTTACAGGAGTTGTTCCCCCTATATTATTTCTGGTTCTGAATACAAGTTTACCCGTTCCATTTGGGATCACTACGTTTACTTTTCCGTAAACCCATTGATTAGTTGGAGAACTTGAATTAAATGTAGCAAATTCTAATGCTGGATCTACTTGAGTTGCTCCACTTATTATAAATGTTCTCATTTCAACAGAACTAGTTCCAAAAGTATTAGTCGAAGGAAGGTACGTCCACGCTCCCACTTCGTATGTTCCTCCAGCTACTACAGGAAAGGTAATATCCCCAACATCAGTTCCGTCACTGGTATTCAACAAAGCAGCTACACCACCGTTTTTAACCGTTAGTTTTAATGACTTATTTCCTGAATGTACTTGCTCTGTAGAGTACAAATAACTACTATTGGCTGCTGTACACGGACCACAAAAAGTGATGTTTTGTCTCCAGTTAGTACTTGCAATTCCTATTGTCTCATAACTATAGTCATAATTTGTTCCTATTAATACATTCACACCACTAGCAGCTGCTTCTCTTGCTGAAAAAGTAGCAGAAAAAACACCATCACTTGTTACTAATGAATTTATTCCTGAGTAAGAAACAAAAGCCTTATCATCATCATAAACGGTACGACCGTTCAAAGTAATAATAAGTATGTTCGTATCTACTGCATCACGGGTAACAGAAGCGATTGTAGATGAAAGACTCGCATTATTCTTATCTGTTAACGTAACCGAGAACTCATTCGCTTTAATTGAAACGGGATCAATTTCTCTACTAAAAACAAGAGAAATTTTACCATCTTTCTTTTTAACTTCAAGAAGCGTTACTGGAGCAGTAGAAGGGATAATTGTAATTAAATCTGAAAAAGTTGTTTTTTCTTCGCCAAATGGTCTAGCCGTATTAGCTAGAAGGTCAAAATTATAATTCCCTACTTTATTATATCGAACATCTAAAGTTCTTTTATCATTAGATAAAGTTACCACTGTAGCACCTGTAGTCCAAGTAAAACTTGCTGGAGCACCTTCTGCAGATTCTACTACATATCGAACAACACTTCCTGCCGTAACTTGATTCTTCGCACCATTACTCAAATTTAAAGCAGCTCCCAAAGTACCATTTGTATTCAAAACATTCGCTTTTAGAACCGTTTTAATCTGAGGAAGAACAGTAACCTTAAAAATGGTATCTAACTCTTTCCCTTTGGCAGTATTTTCTAATACTGTGAAGGCATTATCGCTAAAAACTTGTTGTAATCTAACATCATGCACACCAACCGCATTGAATATTGCTTTGACATTTGCAGCAGTTGAAGTAACGTCATTATCTGAATCAACAATATCAGCAACTCCAGTTGGTAAAGTCCACAATCTAGATACTACTCCTGAAGAAAGGTCTCCAAGAGTAATACTAGTTCCTACTCTAATAGTATTTGCAAAATTCATTTGTGAGGTTGCGATTACTCTACTATTAGCCTCATTTAAATTGATTGTATCGTATATGTCACTACAAGAATGCAAACCAAATATGGCAATGCAAACCGCTATAACTATTTTGAAATTTGTTTTCATATCTTTTATTTTATAAAAATTATTTATAACCCTTTATTTGATTGCAATTCAGTTGCAGGAATCGGGAAATAGTCATGAAATGAAGACTGATAATTTGCCACAGCTGTTAATGCTAATAAATTAACCGACCCCTCAATTGTCAATGGTGCTTTCCCTACAATGGTAGCAAAATTATCTCTTCTCCAACTCAAGTTAGATCCCAGAGTTGTAAACACATCTTTTACAATTCCCCAACGTACTAAATCCTTCCAACGATGTCCTTCAAAACATAGTTCCAATGGTCTTTCCACCATTTGAAGATGCGTCATTAAATTTTGTTTTGTAGGAGCCACCATAGGTTGAGTTATATACCTTTGTTTACTAATATTAAGTTGAGGAAACGTATTGCTGTTAGCGGCTAAATATTGTTTTAAAGTTTTAACCCCAGCTCTTTCTCTCACCAAATCAATATATTTTATTGATTCTGCAATAGGATCAGATACACCAGCAGGTAGCGTACTTGCATTTAATACAGCCTCTGCATACATCAAATAAACATCTGCCAAACGGATATGTCTAAAATTAATACCACTACGATTTAATGCTATTTCAGCCGTTCCTTGATACCAGTTGGTATATTTTTTTACTATAGCAGTCAATCCTAAACCTCTGTAAGTATGTACTTGAGTATTGGTATTGGTTACACCAAAATAGGTTCCTTCAAAATCTTTTGGAGCTATAGAAGCGGTAAGTCTTTTAGACTGCTTGTTGGTAACTCCTCCAACAGGTGCATTCACAGCATTATTGGTGTCTACTTCGTCACTTAAAAATAATTCATGTAAATAATAATTGGAGATAACCGTATTAAAGCCTCCAAATCCTCCGATGGATGCATATTGTGAACCAACAGCATTTGCCTCAGCACCTGATGCAAATGGAGTATCATCAACATTGTTTCCACTAGCACCTGGACTTGCTGTAGAACTATAAGCTACTTCAAGAATTGATTCTGAGTTAAATTCATTTTGATCTGTAAAATTGTCTAAAATTTTAGGCGTTAAAGTATAAACATTCGAGTCAATTACTTCTTTAAAATCTGCGGCAGCAAGATCCCATTTTTTATCGTATAAATATACTTTTCCGCGTAAGGAAGTAGCTGTACCAGAAGTTACTCTTCCAATATTTAAACCTGTCCATGATGGAGGTAAATTTAGTCTAGCATAATTCAAATCTGGAATAATTATTGTATTTGTAACTTCTTCAATACTACTCAATTTTTTATTAAAATCGGTAGTAGAAACCTCTGTACGAATCACCGCTTTACCATAAGTGTGAATTAATTGAAAATAGAAAAAAGCTCTTAAACATTTAGCTTGAGCTAAAATATTTTCCTTTTCATTTGGCGCAAAAGTCGAAGTATCAACCTTTTCGATCTGACCAATTACTTGATTGGCTCTGAAAATCCCAATATATAATTCACTCCATTTACTTACCACTTGTGGACTATTATCCGTATACGTTAATTGTCTATAAATCAATGGCCTGAAAAAAGTAAAGGTATCTGCAATATCCGCTCTTACTTCTTCATCCGGCAAACCACTACCACTTATTGATTGAAATTGCAAAGCAGCATATACAGTTGTCAATGCACTATTAAACTGTGTAGGCGTTTTCCAAAATGTAGCCTCAGTTACCGAGTTAGGGTTATTTACCGTTAGAAAATCTTTCTCATCACAACTAGATAGTGATAAAATGGAGCATGTCATTATGGTAATGAACAATGCTTTTTGTTTTATTTTAAATTGTATCATTTTTTTTTAATTAGTTGTTAAAACTTAACTTGAGCTCCTAGAACGAATCTTCTAGCCACAGGATAATTTCCTTTATCAACACCTCTTGTACTTATCCCGTTACCACCTACTTCAGGATCATAACCAGTATATTTGGTAAAGGTAAAAGGATTAAATCCAGTCACATATAGCCTTACACTTCCTACCTTAACTTTATCTAATAATTCTTTAGGTAATGAATAACCAATTGTTATATTTCGAATTCTCAAATAAGTTCCATCTTCCAACCAATAATCTGATCTAGCTCTAATACTTTCAGAGGATTGACTGTTTTTAAAACTTGGAATATCAGAGTTTGGGTTTTGTGGAGACCATTGTGAAAATTGGTCTAAATGTCTTCCTTGTGTATAAGCAAAGAAACGCGCACCATTAAATAATTCAGCTCCATAGGATAAGTAAGATTGCACTGACAAATCAAAGTTTTTATATTTTAAGTCAACATTCAAACCAGCTTCAAAGGCAGCTTGACCTGAACCTGAATATACACGGTCATTTTCATCGATCTTACCATCTGCAACACCATTTGCACCACTAACATCTTTATACATCATATCTCCTTTTACAGCAGTTGGATTAATTTTTTTATACTCCGTTAATTGCTCATCCGTTTTAATTACACCATCATTTTGTAATAAGAAGAAAGCTCCCGCTTCATGACCTACAGCAAAAAAGGTAGTTTGATCGATTCCGTCTCCTAAAGAAACTGTTGGTCTACCATTTGGATAACCTCTGTCAATCCCGTTCAAATCAACAATATTATTTACGTTTTTAGTAAATGTGGATGAGATATCATATTTCAATCCATTTTTTAGCTGATTTTTATATCCTAATGCGATCTCAATACCCTTGTTTGTCATTTTACCAGCATTGATAAAAATAGGATTGTAAACAGTTTCCGCATTTGGTTGTGATGTACCCGCAGAAGGTGGTGTCTGGTATGGTAATAACATATCTTGTTTGTCATTACTATAAATATCTGCATTGAATGTCAATTTGTTTCTAAACATTGCCAAATCAATACCGATGTTTTTAGAACTACTTGTCTCCCATTTTAAATCTGGGTTGGAATATCTTCTTTGTATTAATCCAGAAGAAAGTGTTTCATTCAAACCAAATAAATAATTAACACCCGTTTCAATTTGAGTGCTTGCCGTATAAGGTTGAACGTCTTGATTTCCTAATTGTGCATAACTAGCTCTTAATTTTAGGCTTCCAACATTTTTCCCTAAAAATGAATTTTTAAAGAACTTTTCTTCAGAAATATTCCAACCTGCAGATACGGAAGGAAAAGTAGCGTAACGATTGTTTAAGAATTTTGAAGAACCATCTCTACGGATACTAGCTGAAAACAAATAACGTTCATCATAACTATATTGAAATCTACCTAATAATCCTGCCAAAGTATAAGTGTTTACAAAACTAGTTGGCGATTTAAATTGTTGACCTTGCCCAATTTCTTGGGTATCGTTTGTAGGGAAACCAATAGCACCAATTGTTAATTGCTTCGAATTAAAATCTTCATAAGAAGAAACCGCAGTTGCTGTTAGACTATGTTTTCCAAATTTTACATTATAGTTCAACATATTCTCAATCACATTTCTCTCAGTAAACGTATACTCTTCTGTAAGTTGCGCTTGAAGAGTTGATGCCGTAGCATTTAACTTTCCGTCCAATCCATAAATTAAATACGATGGAATAAAGAATTTTCTTTGATAATCATATTTATTTTTACTTAAACTTATTTTATAAGTCAACCCTTTTAAAAATTCATATTCTAAATTTACTGCAATATTTGAAGAGGATACTTTTCTTTCATCGGTGTTTTGCAATTGTTTTGCTAAAAATCCAAAATAAATAGTATTGTCAACAGGAATCGTTACCACATTATCTCCACTAATACTCAAGTCACCTAAAGGCAGTTGCCAAGGTTTTTGACCTATACTATATTCATACAAACCGAAAGGCTCTTGTTGTCTATTTTCTTCAGTCAAGCCTATAGTAGCGAATGCTTTAAATTTTCCTTTAGTAAATTGAGCATTCAGTCTAGAACTTAATCTGTCAAATCCAGAATTAATTAAAACTCCATCTTGATCGTTATAACTAGTATTAAAATTCAAAGACAAATCTTTGGTACCACCTGAGATTCCTAAATTATAATTTCTAAGAATCGCATTGTTATTCTGCACATCCTTCACAAAATTGGTGTCATAGTTCAATAACTCAGGGGTTAATATAAAATACCCCGGAAGATTACCACCATTCAATACCGGTTGTACCGTAAAATCTGCAAACAATTGTTGTTGCGTATTCATTAATGGCGTACCTGAATAAATATTTTGAATTCCAGTATAAGTAGACAAATTCACTGATACATTACCAGGTTTTCCTCTTTTGGTTGTTATTAATATTACACCATTAGATGCTCTAACACCATAAACAGCCGCAGCCGCACCATCCTTTAAAATGTCCATTGTCTCAACTTGATCAGGAGCAATGTTCGGATTTGATTCATAAGGCACACCATCAACTACATATAAAGGCTCTAATTTTCCTAACAAGGAACCTACACCACGTATTTGAATATTTGCTGCTTCTCCTGGTCGTCCACTCGCTGCTTGTACATTTACCCCAGCAACACGACCTTGAATTGCTTCACTAATATCCGAAACAGGAGCGCGATCAATAATATCAGATTTTACTTGGACTACAGCTCCAGTTACTTCTTTTACCTTTTGCTTACCATAACCAACATTGATTACTACTTCATCAAGTACTTTGGAGTCTGTAGCTAATACTATATTGATTTGGGTAGCCGAACCCACTGTTTTCTTTTGTGTTTTAAAACCAACATAAGAAAAACTTAATGCATCGGTATCTTTTGCCATAATAGCATACTTACCGTCAATATCTGAAATCACACCAATCTTAGTCCCAGAAACCAATACCGAAACTCCTGGTAATGGAAATCCCGTATCATCTTTAACTTGTCCAGACACCTTTCTTTGTGCATTCATTACACAAAAGCATAGAAGAAAAAACATTATTGGAAATGTTTTTTTCCAAAATCCATTCTTTTTTTTCATAAAAAATTTTTAAATAGGTTAATTAATTTGTCTTTAGTTGTTCTAACAATTACTCAATCAAAACCAATATATATTCCTGATATCGCAATTATTACTTCACAAAACTACATATTCAACACTAAAAGAAACTTAAAACCAACTTGATTAAAACTGTACACAACTAACATAAATGAGCTAAAGTCCCTTAAAAAACAGTTAAACTAACACAACTAGACGTGACAACAAACTATATTTTAAATATTTTATTGATGTATTAAAATGATCCCGACTTAAAACCAAATTCTGGTATTAAAAAAAACATATGTAATAAAAAAAGCTCCGACTTACTGACAGTAAATCGAAGCTTT encodes the following:
- a CDS encoding IS4 family transposase produces the protein MRRDFSDLDDMRLLYRGNKILSDLFRKGLHSIRQISTTDADAKGMYRFLQNERVSEDDIIMNLASNCKKACKGKYVICIQDTTEINLSSHSRRITKDDFIGTTNAKNSQGLGFFIHPSLVLDAQNGTPYGYAAIKVWNRPLKFTSKFERGYSKLPIEEKESYKWLEVSKNTQASLKDFVPAMVIVQDREGDIYEQFATIPNATTELLVRARTDRKLKDKTSLFSNLETEPAQGSYQIEVDSCAKTKRKKRTATIEIRYKEVELNRPTNVSKAIASSLKLFFIEASETGYTGKDKICWRLLTTMNVENVEIAKNCIEWYSWRWTIEEVFKILKKEGFNIEASELEYASSVRKLSLLIMEVVIKLFLMRLAYAEPELEISSNSCFTEEEEEFLEHQIDHLEGKTEKQKNPYKQKDLKRYVWVIARLGGWKGYESKRHPGITTLWIGLKYFKAAMEGWTISRNVSTR
- a CDS encoding sodium:solute symporter family protein codes for the protein MKNIDIWVIILFSLLIFICGLAFSKTGKNMKSYFAAGGALPWWMSGLSLFMSFFSAGTFVVWGSIAYKSGWVAVSIQWTMAVAGFIIGMYIAPKWRKTNSLTVAEYITNRFGYKIQKVYTYLFLLISLFTTGAFLYPVAKILEVSTGIPITTSIISLGILILIYTAVGGLWAVIVTDVLQFVVLTAVVIIIVPLAFNKVGGVSTFIEKSPEHFFDLLNQEYSLSFIIAFGFYNLFFLAGNWAYVQRYTSVATPKDAQKVGWLFGALYTVSPLLWMLPPMIYHVVNPNLQGLETEGAYLLMCKEVLPAGMLGLMLVGMIFATSSSVNTTLNIAAGVFTNDLYKHFKPEANDVELMRVGKLSTVVLGLITIGVALVVPLLGYRVDTSFYYFYLKKRCVEISAI
- a CDS encoding LacI family DNA-binding transcriptional regulator produces the protein MKYITIKDIAKKLKISVSTVSRAFNDKADINATTKDLVLKTAKELGYRPNPIAKKLMQQRSYTIGIIVPEFVNAFFPKVIIGVQEIALKKGYQVLIAQSNECYETELKNIKTLEDSMVDGLIISLSSESKNTEYYQDLIRSGFPIVFFNRVNNQLNCSKIVFNDYKWALFATEHLINEGYQNIVHLKGNEGISLSNERMRGFMDAHHKHKRIFDFAQIIPTGFTIKDGRRAALEIIKKGTIPDAIFAANDPVAIGAMQVFKENGFQIPNDIAFVGFTESQMATIIEPPLTSVSQPANEIGKAAAQILLEQIESKVKFKPRTITLNGELNIRASSIRKK
- a CDS encoding RagB/SusD family nutrient uptake outer membrane protein, yielding MIQFKIKQKALFITIMTCSILSLSSCDEKDFLTVNNPNSVTEATFWKTPTQFNSALTTVYAALQFQSISGSGLPDEEVRADIADTFTFFRPLIYRQLTYTDNSPQVVSKWSELYIGIFRANQVIGQIEKVDTSTFAPNEKENILAQAKCLRAFFYFQLIHTYGKAVIRTEVSTTDFNKKLSSIEEVTNTIIIPDLNYARLNLPPSWTGLNIGRVTSGTATSLRGKVYLYDKKWDLAAADFKEVIDSNVYTLTPKILDNFTDQNEFNSESILEVAYSSTASPGASGNNVDDTPFASGAEANAVGSQYASIGGFGGFNTVISNYYLHELFLSDEVDTNNAVNAPVGGVTNKQSKRLTASIAPKDFEGTYFGVTNTNTQVHTYRGLGLTAIVKKYTNWYQGTAEIALNRSGINFRHIRLADVYLMYAEAVLNASTLPAGVSDPIAESIKYIDLVRERAGVKTLKQYLAANSNTFPQLNISKQRYITQPMVAPTKQNLMTHLQMVERPLELCFEGHRWKDLVRWGIVKDVFTTLGSNLSWRRDNFATIVGKAPLTIEGSVNLLALTAVANYQSSFHDYFPIPATELQSNKGL
- a CDS encoding SusC/RagA family TonB-linked outer membrane protein, which gives rise to MNAQRKVSGQVKDDTGFPLPGVSVLVSGTKIGVISDIDGKYAIMAKDTDALSFSYVGFKTQKKTVGSATQINIVLATDSKVLDEVVINVGYGKQKVKEVTGAVVQVKSDIIDRAPVSDISEAIQGRVAGVNVQAASGRPGEAANIQIRGVGSLLGKLEPLYVVDGVPYESNPNIAPDQVETMDILKDGAAAAVYGVRASNGVILITTKRGKPGNVSVNLSTYTGIQNIYSGTPLMNTQQQLFADFTVQPVLNGGNLPGYFILTPELLNYDTNFVKDVQNNNAILRNYNLGISGGTKDLSLNFNTSYNDQDGVLINSGFDRLSSRLNAQFTKGKFKAFATIGLTEENRQQEPFGLYEYSIGQKPWQLPLGDLSISGDNVVTIPVDNTIYFGFLAKQLQNTDERKVSSSNIAVNLEYEFLKGLTYKISLSKNKYDYQRKFFIPSYLIYGLDGKLNATASTLQAQLTEEYTFTERNVIENMLNYNVKFGKHSLTATAVSSYEDFNSKQLTIGAIGFPTNDTQEIGQGQQFKSPTSFVNTYTLAGLLGRFQYSYDERYLFSASIRRDGSSKFLNNRYATFPSVSAGWNISEEKFFKNSFLGKNVGSLKLRASYAQLGNQDVQPYTASTQIETGVNYLFGLNETLSSGLIQRRYSNPDLKWETSSSKNIGIDLAMFRNKLTFNADIYSNDKQDMLLPYQTPPSAGTSQPNAETVYNPIFINAGKMTNKGIEIALGYKNQLKNGLKYDISSTFTKNVNNIVDLNGIDRGYPNGRPTVSLGDGIDQTTFFAVGHEAGAFFLLQNDGVIKTDEQLTEYKKINPTAVKGDMMYKDVSGANGVADGKIDENDRVYSGSGQAAFEAGLNVDLKYKNFDLSVQSYLSYGAELFNGARFFAYTQGRHLDQFSQWSPQNPNSDIPSFKNSQSSESIRARSDYWLEDGTYLRIRNITIGYSLPKELLDKVKVGSVRLYVTGFNPFTFTKYTGYDPEVGGNGISTRGVDKGNYPVARRFVLGAQVKF